TGAAGGTAGGATGCAGCTATGACTAGTCTTACACGGGTTATGGAGACCGTTGCCTTTAATGAAGTTGACCGGGTTCCGGTAGTCCCCCAGATCTTTGGTCATGCGGGTGTATTGTCAGGGATTCCCCTGCACAAATTTGTCAAAAGTGGAGATCTGATTGCACAGGCTCAGTTAAAAGTCCTTGATTACTATCAGGCTGACGGTATTTTTTTAGTTACAGATGTAAATGTGGAATGTGAAGCGGCAGGATCTATTCTGGATTATCCTAATGATCAGTTACCGGTTGTTAAAAGTCCTGTTCTGGTTGGAAAAACTGTGGCAGATCTAAGGGTGCCTGATCCCCAGGTTAGCGGCAGAATGCCGGAAATTTTAAAAGCCATCAGGATTTGTAAAGCGGCAATTGGTGAGGAGTCTTTAATTATCGGTTGTGTGATGGGGCCGATGACACTGGCGCTTTTAATGATGGGGATTGAAGCAGGCTTGTATCTAGCAGCTGACGATCTCGATGCTTTTAAACAAGTGCTTGAATATGCAAAACAGGTAAGTGCGGCTTACGGCCTGGCCCAGCTTCAAGCCGGAGCGCATCTGGTGATGGTTTTCGATCCCTCGTCGACACCGGAAATTATCCCGCCGCAGTTTTTTAGGGAGCTGGTCAAAGATCCCTTGGCGGAACTATTCCAAGTCTTAAAAAGTGGTGGTGGAATGGCTAATTTCTTACATATTACTGGCGATAATAGGACTATTTTGCCCTATTACTCTGAAATGGGCGTAGAAATTGCGGGTTTGGATTATCCAGTTGATATGGCTGAAGCGGCCCAAATCCTACCGGATATCTGTCTGATCGGAAATATTCTTCCGGCTGATTTTTTATCTGGAACGCCTGAGATCATTAATGAAAAAGCTGAATCACTGCTGGAAGCCTTTAGCGACAGAGGTGGATTTATTTTATCTTCAGGATGTGAGATTTATCCAAATTCTAAACCGGAGAATATTATGGCAATGATTAATCAGGTAAAAAACAAATGACTCAGAACAAGGCTGTCCTTTCTTTAAAAGTGGAGGATGAAACCTATAAGATTAAGTTTCGGACTGGCCAGACGATCAGACAGATTATTGATGCCACCAGATTCAGAATCTATACTGGATGCCGGGGAAATGGAGCCTGTGGTCAATGTCAGGTTCGGATTTTAAATGGTGAAGTCAATGCGCCAACCATAAGTGAAACCACGGGTCTTCTTAAGCAACAGCTGAATAGTGGCATTCGTCTGGCCTGTCAGGCTATACCGCTTGGGGATGTCGTCATTGAATGTACGCATCGGATTTGTGAAACAGAGATTCGCTATATAGCTGAAGCTGATTACTCAAAAGAAACAGTTGAAATCCTGAACTCTTTCAACTGGGCGGGTCAAGAGCCGGTATCTAAATATGGTCTGGCAGTGGATCTGGGAACCAGCAATATTCGGGTCAGTCTTTGGGACCTAGGTAAAAGGAAACGGATAACCGGGCGGATTGGATCCAATAAGCAGGGAGAATTTGGTTCTGATATCTTAAGAAGGATACGGGCGGCCTGCGAAGATGAAAAAAATGTTCAAGTTATGAGCAGGCTGGTTAGGGAATTTCTTGGGGAAGTCATTGAAGATATTGAAAAAAAGGAATTTATCAATAAAAAAGAAATAGGTAAAGTAACGGTGGTGGGAAATACGGCCATGCTGACTTTGCTGACGGGCCAAAATTATCAGCTTATGCTAAATCCCGAAAACTGGGAAAAGGAGATTGCCTGTGAGTTTGTGGACCAGGCCCTTTGGAGTGCCGAACTGGGGATAGCTAATGAAGCCGAGATTGAAGTGATTCAGCCTCTGTACGGCTTTGTGGGGTCTGACCTGTTGGCAAGTGTCCTGATGGCTCAAATGGTTACTGATGACAGGATATCTTTGCTTGTTGATTTTGGAACCAATTCGGAGATTGCGCTCTGGGATAAGAAATGTTTATGGGTGACATCGGCATCGGGGGGACCCGCTTTTGAAGGATACGGAATCCGTTTTGGAATGCCTGCTTCACCGGGGGCGGTGTGTCAGGTCGATTCGCTTGATCAACAGGAAGCGTTTCAGGTTGTCGATGGGAGAACAGCAGTAGGCTTGTGCGGATCGGCGGTAGTAGACATGATAGCCCTGGGACTTGAAGCAGGTGTGGTCAGTGAGAAGGGAAAACTAAATGTTTCAGATGGTCGTCTTTCAATGACCGACGATATATTTCTGGATGAGCGTGATATTGATGTATTTCAGCGTGCAAAGTCGGCAGTGGGTTCAGGAATTTCTTGTTTGCTCGATCAGGCTCATGTCAAAGAAATTGAACGTCTGATTATTGCCGGCTCGTTTGGCCGATATTTAAATGAGGAACATGCCCGGGCAGTAGGACTAATCCCAGGGGCAAAAAAAGTTGAAATTTATGGCAATGCAGCATTACAAGGGTGTGAACTGATGCTCTTGTCACCGCAACTGAAAGACTTTGTAAATAAAATACGAAATGGGATTAAAATTATAAATTTATCAAATTATTCTGAGTTTGATGAAGTTTTTATCAATAATCTTTTTCTGAAAAAAATGGAGGGGTGAGTCTTGGCGGAAAATCGATTGGCATTACAGAGCTATACTAAAGCAGTTCAATATATTATGCACCTGATGCCGCAGCAGGATTTATGGGAAAATCTGACAGAGGTGGTGATCCGTTTTTTTAAAGCAGAATGGGCAATGGTGGTGACTAAAGATGAAGTTATTGGGAAAGCCGGCAGCCAGATGACGGGTTTTTCGAATAAAAAATTTTTTGATATAGTCCATGAGGTAATTCAGACAGGATTTCTGGCGCTGGAAAAAGAGACCTGTCCTGCTGCTGGGGAAGCGGTTTTTCTGCCCATTGGGAATGGACTAAGTACCGATAAGGTTCTGGCTATTGCCCATCCTGAGGCGATAAAAAAAGAGTTGATGGATATTTATCTGGGACTGGCCAGTCTGGCTGATGCAGTTAGTGAAAATCGGGAATATCGTTTAAGCCTTGAGACGCTGGTTGCAAAAAGAACCAGAGAATATGAACTGGCAACTCGAAAAAATGAACTGATTTTAAAAGCGGTGGGTGAAGGCATTTTTGGTGTCGATTTAGAAGGCTGTTTTACCTTCATTAATCCGGCGGCGGCCCTGATGCTTAAGTATGACGAAAATGAATTACTCGGTAGACCGGTTGCGAAAACGATTATGTCACCGCTTAGCGGTTGTCGCGTGTTGTCGGAAAACGGTGCAGGTATTGAAAATGAACGGGTTGAGTCGATCTTCTACCGTGCTGATGGAACCAGCTTTTTTGTGGAATATGTGATTTCCCCGGTAATGGATAATGAAGAGAGAACCGGCTGTGTGGTGGTTTTTCGAGATATCACGAAACGCAAGCAGGAGGAGGAAAGTCTTAAAGCCTTTGCCTGTACAGATATTTTAACCGGCGTTGCCAACAGAAGAACAGGTATTGAAATACTGGAAAATGAACTTCAGCAGGTAAAAAATGGAAGATATGCGGTTTCAATCTGCTTTCTGGATATTGATGGTTTAAAAACAGTTAATGATCTCTATGGGCATTCGGAAGGAGACGCATATATTCGGATAATTACTGCAGTGATAAAAAAAATGATCCGGGAGACCGATACTCTCAGTCGATTGGGCGGGGATGAATTTCTTTTGATATTACCTGGCTTGACCATAAAAGAAGCACAAAAAGTGATTGAAAGAATTAAGACGGAGCTAAAAAAAGAGATTGCGGACAATCCCAAACCATATCAGCCTGACTTTTCTTATGGGATAGAGTCGTTACAGGCCGAGGAGGCCGTCGATGTGGTCAAGGTTCTGGAGCTTGCTGACGAGAAAATGTATCGGAATAAAACGGATAAAAAGCAAAAAATCTGAAGGTTGGCCTTAAAGTCTTGGAAGACAATTTTAAAGGCTGCCGTCAGATTGAAGATAGGACTTGAGTTCAGGCATTAGCGCTTTGGCCTGTGCAAGCCCGCCCTGATATAAGCTTCTTAATTTAGCTTTGTCCTTTTCCATATGGGAAACATGAACCGGCTCCAATGGCTCAATAACAAAAAGTTTGCCTTGCTGATGAAGGTTGGCGATTTGGTCCATTTGTGCATTGTACCGCTGAGGTCTGGTTATCAGTGCCTCTAAAAATAAGGGATTGTGTCGGTAAAAAGCTTTTAAGAGTTTCTGGTTGGAGCTGCTGAAGTTCTTTTTGCGGTAATCGTGATACTGGGTTTTGACCACCACGATTTTTTCATAACCAGCCTTCAGAGCAGCCTGATAGGGGATGGCATCGGCGACCCCTCCGTCCAGATACTCTTCGTTGGCGATGCTTATTTTTTTTGCGGCCAGTGGCATGGCGCAGGAGGCCTTTAGGGCGGTCACCAGATTGTCACCGACAGGCTTTTCAAAAAGCTTGAGTTTACCAGTTTGGCAGCTGGTTGCTCCAATGACAAAGGTTCTTTTATCCTGATAATAAGCTTCGAAATCAAATGCGTCCCATCGTCCTGCGGGTTCTTCGAACAGGTAGTCAATATTAAAAACGGCACCTTTTTTGAGGCGGTTGCGGTAACTCAGATAGCGGGGGTCGTGATTATAACCGAGGTTAACCTGGGCGGTCCGGCCTTTCTGATTGCTGATGTAATTCAGGCCGCACAAAGATCCGGCCGAGACGCCAAGGACATATTCAAATGACAGATTGTTTTCGATAAAAGCGTCCAGAATACCGGCGGTATAAACCCCTCTTAAGGCTCCGCCTTCCAGAACCAGTGCTGCTTTTTCCATTGTTCCTCCTGAAAAATTAAAGATATATCAGTTATGCTGTTTTAAGCAAATTAAAAAATTTCAGCAGCTTTTTCAGCCATCCGCTGTCCGTAGGTCATAAAAGTTACGGTATAGCTGTCAAGAGCATCAGAAACGGCTACCGGACCCAGATGAATGACTGGTTTACCCTTGGAACCGCCACCGGAATAGGTTAACATTCCCATTACCATCATGTGATCGAGTATCAGCCGGATTCCCAGTTCACCACCGCCGTGAACGTAATCGACAGTGGCAAAGGCACCGCCCAGTTTTCCAGCCAGGCCGAGTGGTCGGGTTGATTTTTCCAGAAATGCTTTAATATCGGTGCAGACATTGGACATATAAATCGGAGAGCCGAGAACTACGCATTTGCTTTCCTGAACCCATGCTTCGTCAATTGCATCAATAGAAAAAGCTTTGGCAGTAATGCCTTCCACCTCTTCCATCCCTTTGGCAATGGCTTCGGCCATCTGTTTGGTGTGTCCGGTTTTTGAATAATACAAAACGCTTGCTTTCATTTCTACCTCCAGATTTTAGTGTATAGTTTTTATGGTTTTAATTATAGAAGAAGCGAAAAAGAAGTTCAAGGTATATGCCTTTTATTTTTACCGGATTACTATAGAAAGCTGAGTGGCATGTTTCTTAATGTATTAATTAAAAAGTGAGGTTAAATTATGTGTGGTCGTTATATTTTGCATTCAGAAAAAAATGCGAGGGCGGTAAAAGCCATTGTTGAAGAGGTTAATATTCGTTTTAATATGGAGTTGAAAAAGGGTGATATTTATCCCAGTAATCTGGCGCCGGTTTTTGTTGGGGATATCGATAAAAAGGGGATGCAATTGGGACTGATGAATTGGGGTTATGAAACGCATTTTGGCAATAAAAGACTTTTAATAAATGCTCGTTCAGAAACAGTTTTGGAAAAAAAGACCTTCCGCCAGGATTTTTTTGAAAGACGTTGTCTGATTCCTGCAGCAGGTTTTTATGAGTGGAACGATAAAAAAGAAAAGTTTCTATTCAGTGCAAATGAAGAACTTCTTTATATGGGCGGTTTTTTTAATCAGAAGGTCCAGGCTGCTTTTATTATTTTAACCAAAGAACCGATTGAAACGGTGGCTGCAGTTCACAATCGGATGCCAGTCTTGATCGAAAAAAGCCAGGCCGGGGCCTGGCTGAGCGAACCGAATGAAGCCCTAAAACTGATGAAAAAAGATCAGGTATTTTTAAATAGAGAAGTAATGACAGGGCAGGAGCAACTGACCTTTATTTAAAAATACAAATCGTCCTTTTAATATTTGTCAGCAGCAAAATCATCAAGGTCAATTTCTGGTTCAGGCGGCAGTTCAAAAAGAGCTTCTTTTTCGGTACTGATTGGGGCTTTCTCAAACGAGCTTTTTTGACTTCGGGTATTTTGTTTAAGTTTAAAGGTTTCAACAAGGCTTTTTAACATAGCTGCCTGGCTTGAAAGCTCTTCGCTGGAGGCCGCACTTTCTTCTGCGGTTGCCGAGTTGGTCTGGACGACCTGGGAGACCTGATCGAGCCCCTGGTTGACCTGGCTGATTTCGGTGGCCTGGTCATTGGAGGCCAGGGCGATACGACCGACCAGATCTGTAACGTTTTCGATTTCCTTGAGAATTTCGACCAGACTTTCAGCTGTATCATCAGCAATTTTAGAACCAGTACCGACCTTTTCGATTGAGCCTTCGATCATTTCAGTGGTTTCTCTGGCTGCTTCCGCGCTTCTGGCAGCCAGGCTTCTTACCTCTTCAGCAACGACAGCAAAACCTTTGCCATGCTGACCCGCCCGGGCTGCTTCTACGGCGGCATTTAAGGCCAGAATGTTAGTCTGGAAGGCGATGTCGTCAATGACTCGAATGATTTTTGAAATTTCCTGGGAAGAGCTGTTAATATCGTTCATCGCCGAAACCATTTGCTGCATCTGGTCATTGCCGGCAATGGCATGGTTTTTGACCTTTAATGCCAATTCATTGGCTTTGTTGGCATTGACGGCGTTTTTCCTGGTTTCATCAGCAACTTCACTAATTGAAGCAGTTAGCTCCTGAATAGCACTGGCCTGTTCAGTAGTTCCCTGCGACAGAGCCTGGCCGCCGTCTGAAATTTGACGCGACCCTATTTCTACCTGGTTGGCAGCAGTGTTGATTTCCGTCATTGTATGACTGAGGGTGTCGGTAATCGCATTGAGAGAAGTTTTAATGGACAGAAAATCACCTTGATAGTAGGATGTGATTTCCTGATTAAGGTTACCCGCACCGACTTCTTCTAAAGTTTGGGAAATTTCCGCTACATACCGTTTCAGGGTAGATATGGTTTTGTTCATATCGTCTTTTACCTGTGTAAAATCGCCCTTGTAAATGCCATCCATGCTGGCGCTAAGATTACCACGAGATAATTCATTTAAGGCTCCTGAGGCATCGCTTAATGGTTTTACAACTTCATCAAGAGTTTGGTTAAAGCCATCAATAATACTGGCATAAGAGCCCTGATGACTACTGGCATCGGCTCGAGTGCTTAGCTGCCCCTGAGCGGCTGCGTGAGCAAGCATATTAGCGTCGTCAACAAGGGTTTGAATGGATTTAACGCAGGTTTCAAGGGAATCACCGAGAAGCTTAAAGGTATCATAACTGGATTGGGTGTCGCTGTCGGCAGGAGATAATTCAATTGAGATATTGGTGTCGCCGTTGGCCAGTTGGTTAAGGGCCTGGGAAAGCTGCATGGTTTCTGTAGCCTGGTAAGCGGCAATTTTTTCCATTACGCGTTCGGCTTGTTTAATAGCGGTCAGATCGGTTATGATTTCCAGGGCGCCGATGGCTTTTCCTTCCTGGTCCAGAATCGGAACACCAGTATAAGAAATATCCAAATCCATCCCCGCCTGCGGATGAGCGTCGGTTTCGTGACCCGTTGATTGCAGTGTTTTCATGGCTGTATTGCAGGCGCAGTTTTCGGTTTGACAATCAGAGGTTTTAAACAGGTTGTAGCAGTGTTTGCCGTTGGCATCATTTTTATCCAATCCGGCAATTTGAGCACCCAGCTCATTCAGGTAGAGGATATTAAAATCATTGTCGATGATCATAACTGGACTAGGCATAGCATCTATAAAACCAACCAGTGAATCCAGAGTCTGATTGACACCGGATATAATTTCTTTAAAACCGCCGCAAAATAAATCTGAACGTCCACGGGTGCGAAGTTCACCTTTGGTAGCTGCAGATGAAAGTGTCGAGCTTTCATCTATCAGGGCGCGGATATTAGTGATAGTACGTATTAAGGCTGGAGTGATTTCATCCTGCTCGTCTTTGGCTGAAAGTTCTGCCGAGACATCACCATTTGATATCTGATCCATAGTTGCAATCACCACATTTTGGAGTTCATCGGCAAAAGCATCCATATTTTTTGTCATTTGTCCAATCTCATCAGAAGACTTTAGATGAACCCTTTCACCCAGGTGGCCAAGGCTCATTTCTTCGATCATATGAGAGGCTTTGTGCAGTGGTCTGCAGATAATTACTGAAAGAAAATAACCTAAAAAGATGGCAAAAAGGATAGCTACTATCATGATAATTATCATTGTTTGAGTGGCAGAAGTAGCAGTAACTACATTAGCGGCATCTGTTTGTTCGCCGATTGCCAGACTTCCAGCAACAAGTTTTTCAAGGGCATCCTGCTCCAGGCGGGAAGCTTGACCGGTCGTTCCGTTTTCGGAAATCAGCTCATGGGCTTCTATATCCTGGTTATTAAGTGCCAGAGCAATGACTGCCTCCATTTGGCTATCGGCCGCTTCATGAGCATCTATAAAAGCTGTAAACACTGCTCGAAGCTCTTCTGACTGGATAGAGGTCTGCAGTTTGGCAGCCAATTCATCTATTTCGTCATTACGTGTCCTGAACTGCTCGGCATAATAAGAGATCTCATCAGGATCGCTTTCAGCGATCATATCGCGGATATTGACACGACTTCGCTGAAATGCTGTAGACAGAGCACCAATATCAGCGATGGGAACAGTGATATGCTGATAGAGTTGATCACTGTTTTCGTTGAGGGTGTTGATATTTTTAATCCCAATCGTTCCGACTAATCCTACCAGGGCTGCTACGATGACAAAGCTGCTAATCAGCTTAGTACGAATTTTAAGGTTGTTGAACCAGTTCATAAGAATCTCCTTTGAAAGATAATAATTAATACAAAATTACGATTTTGATAATTATACCACCAATAAAAAGAAACTAACATTTATTATATAAATTATATATGGCATTAAAAAGGAACGAAACATAGGTTATAATTAGTACTGTCTATTGAGTTTTAAAAAGCCTAATGTTCATGCTATAATAACAAAAAGAGAATGAGGTGAATTATGCTTAATAAAGCCATTGCTATTGCTAATCAAGCCCATGCAGGACAAGTAGATAAAGGCGGGGAAGCCTATATTCTTCATCCACTGAGAGTAATGTTATCATTAAAAACTGAGGAGGAAAGAGTATGTGGTCTACTACATGACGTGGTGGAAGACTCGGAAATAACTTTTGAATATTTGGAAAAAGAGGGATTTTCTCAAACAGTTATTGGGGCCCTTAAGTGTCTGACGAAAAAAAATGGAGAAAGTTATGATGCTTTTATTAATCGAGTCCTGGATAATAGCCTTGCCTGTCGGGTTAAGCTTGCAGATCTGGCCGATAATATGGATTTGACAAGAATTTCTGTGCCGACTGATAAGGACCGGGAGAGGATTAAAAAGTATCAGGCAGCAACCAGGCAAATAAATAACCGTCTGAAAAATCAGACGGTTATTTAGAAGTTTTCTTTATAGTTACGTATCATTTGAATGGTCCAACCACAGATTCCCGGTCATGAATCAGGCCGGCTTCTTTGGGGTAGTGGGGATCGTTAGAAGTAAAACTGCCCAGGGTATCAGGATGGTCGGTCAGCAGTTTAAGCATTCGCTTCTTATTTAAAGGATTCTTAAGGCGAATAACTGTATCCATTTTGGACCATCCATTTTCAACCTTGTCAATTGTGTTGCCGTCTTTTAGTTCAGCGTTAAGAAACTGTGATAATAGAGGGCTCTTTAAATTATTCATGGAGATCCTCCGTAGAGATTAGTTTTAGATTTGTATCAAAATCAGGAACGACAAACTGGGCGCCGCCACCATCCCCCGTAAACTGACCGGAAACTTCGGAGTTTACAATACAGAGGCCAGTTGCTACCCAAATATCTTGCTGAACTTCATAGGTTCCGACCTGGGTGCGGTAACCGTATTCGGGGTGGGGCAGCATCTGCAGCAGCTGATACATTTTCACATATGATCCGCCAGCTTCTTCAACAGTGGCTTCGCTGGTATAAAAAGCTGACTGACCGGGGAGCATACCATAGATCAGATCCCCTTTTTTTAGTTCCGTAACGTCAAAATCATCGGCCTGATAAGTTCCCCCTTCAGTTTGCAGGGTGACGGCCTGGTCGATAATCGACTCCATTTCGCTATCGGTTGGGGCCTGGCTGGCAGTCTCCGTGGTGTTGCAGGCACTGAAGCATAAGCAAAAGATGATCATGAAAGAAAGAATAAGAAATTTTTGTTTCATCGGCTCTCCTTTAGCTAAACCTGAGATAAGTGACAGCTTTAGTTGAAATAGTAAGTTTGGCACTTTATCTATGTTAGGCTTTTTATGATTATAGCATAGCTTAGCGATTTTGAGTGGATTAATTAATACGAGTCAAATGATTTGTTTTTACTAAGTTGACAAGATGATTTGGAGAGTGTCAGGCAGTTGCGTTTATTGAGTCAGAGCATTTTCAATTGACATCAAATAAGCTTTGCTGGTCACTGTTGCTCCGCTGATTACATCAACATCTGTGTTTTGCTGTTCGAAGACACTGTTGACCAGGGCCTCTCTAACTTCGGGAAGATCTATCAAAACGGTCTTCGTGACCTGGATATCGGTGATGGTGTGGTCCTTGACACTAACCATAACTGAGTTGCTCCAGCGGCCTGAACTATAAAGGCCTTCATAGTTGCCATTCTCTACAGTTGACAAATCGATTGAGTTGATTTGAAGCGCGGCGCCTTCTTCCAGTCCTCTTGTTACAACAAATCCCCCGGTGGCGGCGACAAGAATCAGGATACCGAAGACGATTAGAATAATAAGAACAAATTTTTTCATGAGAACCTCCGTTTATCTGAAAATTTTAAGATTAATATAGATTATAAAAGAGTCTGAATAGAATCATTTGGATTCAAGATCCATTTTTTCAAGATTTGCGAGTAGTTTATTAAGGGTTTTACGGGTAACTGCCTGTTCTTCCTTAGTAATCCCATCAAATAATTTAGCTGAAAAATCTTCTGCCTTTTCATGGGTGGCAAGACCAAAATTGTCAATTGCATCGGTCAGGCGAACTCTAGTGATTCGGCCGTCGTCCGGGTCTTTTTCTAATGTTGTAAAGCCTTTTTCCTGAAGTCTCAGGGCTACCTGTTTGACGTTTTGATGAGAAGATCCCATACCGGCAGCCAGTTCTTTTAAGGTCGGATCGTGGTCAAAGGTGTTTTGAATGACTACGCATAAAAGCCACTGTTTGGTGGTTAAATTGTGTTCTTTAAGTTCCCGCTCCATTAGGGTGTCCATTTGATTGGCGGCAATCTGAATGCCCCCGAAAATATATCGTTGGTCAGGGATTGTGTTGAGTTTGTTCAAGGTCTACCTCCGGTTTTAAGTAATATTCTAGGCAATTAGATAATACATTACCTAATTGCGGTTGTCAAGGGGGGAGATGAATTTTGAGGATTATAAGAGTAATTCGAGGAAATGGTATGTTTAGCAGGGGGAGTCATTGAATTGATATGTAGTTAGGAAGGGCAATTTTTCAAGTAATTAATATTTAATGTTACATAATGGCCGAAATGATTAACGCCCACACCATTGATTTTTTTTAAAAAAAACAATAAAATAAAAAGAAAAGGTTAGGTGAAAAAATGAAAATAAGCAAGGAAGATAAAATCAGAATTCTATTTGATGCGATTGATGGAATAATACCCGTCCCATATCATTTAGAAGATCAGATGAAAGAAACGCTTCGAAATGCCCTGAGAACGATAGAAAGAAAAGAAGAACGGGAAGCTTAAATGCAGGATGAAAAGATGATTATTCCTAGGGCGTGTCTGAAAACAAAATCTTTACAATCACCACAATGCGTTTTAAAATAAAACCAAAACGTTGGGAGCACGATAATGCCATCAAAACGCTATGAAATTACAGACGAACAATGGGAACAGATTAAAGCTTTATTTCCCAAAGCGAAAACTGGTCGACCGCCAAAAGATAATCGGTTAATCTTCAACGCAATTTTATGGATTGCGCGAAGTGGTGCTGCGTGGCGAGATCTTCCCGAACGTTTTGGTTCGTGGAAAACGGTCTACAGCCGTTTCTGTAAATGGCGTGATGACGAAACACTGGCAAATATTTTTCATGCCTTAAATACCGATGCTGACTTTGAAAATCTCAGCATTGATTCAACCATTGTAAAAGCGCATCAGCACAGTGCTGGTGCTAAAAAGGGGCTGTAAATGCAGAAGTGAATCAATACATCGGTAAAAGCCGGGGCGGTAACACGACTAAAATTCACGCAGTCGTCGACGCTCTGGGTAATCCGATTCACTTTGAACTTTCAGGCGGCCAGATTAGCGATAATACCGCTGCAATTGGTCTACTGGCAAACATTGAAATCAAAAATGCCAACATTTTGGGTGATAAAGCTTATGGAACTAAAGAGATCCGGACTTATATCACTTCACAGGGTGCAACCTATACAATTCCGCCAAAGTCAAACACCAAAGAACCCTGGGACTGTGACTGGTGGCTTTATAAAGAACGCCATCTGGTTGAATGCTTTTTCAATAAAATCAAACATTTTCGTAGAGTTGCGACTCGTTATGACAAGCTGGCATCTTCGTTTTGTAGCTTTGTTTACATTGCTGGCATCTGGCTTTTGTCAAAATAATTGGTGTTTTGACTTTTCAGACACACCCTAGTGTAAAGAAGCCCCTACTTAAAATCGATTGATTTAAATGGGGGCTTTTTTATATTTAGGGTAAAGGTAGTTGGGGTTTTATAATAAGCCCGATTGCCATGGATAATTGATTAAGATGCTTCTTTAGGTGTGTTTAGCGGACTAGGGAGAAAACCAGGCGATCGAGATGTAGGAGTATGTAATTTATACACAGCGGACAGCGGATGGACAATGATGAATGATGGCAGGAAAGATGTAGGAGTATGTAATTTATACACAGCGGACAGCGTTAAATCCCTGGTGAACTGCTTTTAAAATATT
This genomic interval from Eubacteriaceae bacterium ES3 contains the following:
- a CDS encoding flavodoxin domain-containing protein; the protein is MKASVLYYSKTGHTKQMAEAIAKGMEEVEGITAKAFSIDAIDEAWVQESKCVVLGSPIYMSNVCTDIKAFLEKSTRPLGLAGKLGGAFATVDYVHGGGELGIRLILDHMMVMGMLTYSGGGSKGKPVIHLGPVAVSDALDSYTVTFMTYGQRMAEKAAEIF
- a CDS encoding uroporphyrinogen decarboxylase family protein, translating into MTSLTRVMETVAFNEVDRVPVVPQIFGHAGVLSGIPLHKFVKSGDLIAQAQLKVLDYYQADGIFLVTDVNVECEAAGSILDYPNDQLPVVKSPVLVGKTVADLRVPDPQVSGRMPEILKAIRICKAAIGEESLIIGCVMGPMTLALLMMGIEAGLYLAADDLDAFKQVLEYAKQVSAAYGLAQLQAGAHLVMVFDPSSTPEIIPPQFFRELVKDPLAELFQVLKSGGGMANFLHITGDNRTILPYYSEMGVEIAGLDYPVDMAEAAQILPDICLIGNILPADFLSGTPEIINEKAESLLEAFSDRGGFILSSGCEIYPNSKPENIMAMINQVKNK
- a CDS encoding diguanylate cyclase gives rise to the protein MAENRLALQSYTKAVQYIMHLMPQQDLWENLTEVVIRFFKAEWAMVVTKDEVIGKAGSQMTGFSNKKFFDIVHEVIQTGFLALEKETCPAAGEAVFLPIGNGLSTDKVLAIAHPEAIKKELMDIYLGLASLADAVSENREYRLSLETLVAKRTREYELATRKNELILKAVGEGIFGVDLEGCFTFINPAAALMLKYDENELLGRPVAKTIMSPLSGCRVLSENGAGIENERVESIFYRADGTSFFVEYVISPVMDNEERTGCVVVFRDITKRKQEEESLKAFACTDILTGVANRRTGIEILENELQQVKNGRYAVSICFLDIDGLKTVNDLYGHSEGDAYIRIITAVIKKMIRETDTLSRLGGDEFLLILPGLTIKEAQKVIERIKTELKKEIADNPKPYQPDFSYGIESLQAEEAVDVVKVLELADEKMYRNKTDKKQKI
- a CDS encoding patatin family protein codes for the protein MEKAALVLEGGALRGVYTAGILDAFIENNLSFEYVLGVSAGSLCGLNYISNQKGRTAQVNLGYNHDPRYLSYRNRLKKGAVFNIDYLFEEPAGRWDAFDFEAYYQDKRTFVIGATSCQTGKLKLFEKPVGDNLVTALKASCAMPLAAKKISIANEEYLDGGVADAIPYQAALKAGYEKIVVVKTQYHDYRKKNFSSSNQKLLKAFYRHNPLFLEALITRPQRYNAQMDQIANLHQQGKLFVIEPLEPVHVSHMEKDKAKLRSLYQGGLAQAKALMPELKSYLQSDGSL
- a CDS encoding ASKHA domain-containing protein; protein product: MTQNKAVLSLKVEDETYKIKFRTGQTIRQIIDATRFRIYTGCRGNGACGQCQVRILNGEVNAPTISETTGLLKQQLNSGIRLACQAIPLGDVVIECTHRICETEIRYIAEADYSKETVEILNSFNWAGQEPVSKYGLAVDLGTSNIRVSLWDLGKRKRITGRIGSNKQGEFGSDILRRIRAACEDEKNVQVMSRLVREFLGEVIEDIEKKEFINKKEIGKVTVVGNTAMLTLLTGQNYQLMLNPENWEKEIACEFVDQALWSAELGIANEAEIEVIQPLYGFVGSDLLASVLMAQMVTDDRISLLVDFGTNSEIALWDKKCLWVTSASGGPAFEGYGIRFGMPASPGAVCQVDSLDQQEAFQVVDGRTAVGLCGSAVVDMIALGLEAGVVSEKGKLNVSDGRLSMTDDIFLDERDIDVFQRAKSAVGSGISCLLDQAHVKEIERLIIAGSFGRYLNEEHARAVGLIPGAKKVEIYGNAALQGCELMLLSPQLKDFVNKIRNGIKIINLSNYSEFDEVFINNLFLKKMEG
- a CDS encoding SOS response-associated peptidase family protein, whose amino-acid sequence is MCGRYILHSEKNARAVKAIVEEVNIRFNMELKKGDIYPSNLAPVFVGDIDKKGMQLGLMNWGYETHFGNKRLLINARSETVLEKKTFRQDFFERRCLIPAAGFYEWNDKKEKFLFSANEELLYMGGFFNQKVQAAFIILTKEPIETVAAVHNRMPVLIEKSQAGAWLSEPNEALKLMKKDQVFLNREVMTGQEQLTFI